Genomic segment of Arachis hypogaea cultivar Tifrunner chromosome 16, arahy.Tifrunner.gnm2.J5K5, whole genome shotgun sequence:
GTGGGAAATAGGGGTGGAAACTTATGATGCATCAAAGAAAGAGACCTTTCAAATGCGGGCAGCTCTTTTGTGGACAATCAATGATTTTCCTGCGTATGCTATATTGTCTGGGTGGAGTACAAAGGGAAAATTGGCTTGCCCTTGTTGCAACAAAAATACCTCTTCTCTACAACTAAAACATAGTCGGAAGACAGCTTATATGGACCATCGTGTGTTTTTACCCATGGATCATCCATGGAGAACCAGTACAAGGTCTTTTAATGGGAAGCAAGAATTAAGACCCCCTCCACCTGTTATAGAAGGAACGGAAATTTTTGAGATGCTACAAAATGTTGAGAATGTTTTCGGGAAGAAGCAAAGTATATCAAATAGTTTCCCATGGAATTGGAAAAAAAGATCAATTTTCTTTGAATTGCCTTACTGGCACAAGAACCCACTGCGTCACAACTTAGAtgtcatgcacatagagaagaacaTACTTGACAGTATAATTGGAACTCTTTTGGATATCCCAGGCAAGACAAAGGATCATCTGAATGCTCGATATGACTTAAAAGATTTGGGGATCTGGAAAAATATTCAACCAAAGGAGGTGAATAATGGCAAGAGAACAAAGTTAGCAAAGGCATGCTTTTCTATGACTGCTACAGAGAAGTCAATTTTTTGTGGTGTTTTGAAGACAACAAAGCTACCTGATGGTAGTGCTGCGAATATATCACGGTGTATACATCTAGGAGAAAGAAAAATTTCTGGGTATAAGACCCACGATGCTCATTTTTTGCTACACTACTTACTACCAATACCGATTAAAAGCATCCTTCCTGATCACGTGGCCATTCCGTTGATTCGACTAAGTTCCTTTTTTCATCGCTTATGTAAAAAGTTAATCACACTGGAAGAGATAGATCAACTGGAGTTAGAGATTGTGGAAACATTATGCCACCTTGAGAGGATCTTTCCCCCTAGTTTTTTTGACATAATGGTTCATCTTCCCATTCATTTAGCAAATGAGGTGAGATTGGGTGGTCTGGTACAGTTTCGTTGGATGTATCCTCTAGAAAGGTACATGTGTACATTAAAGTCGTATGTACGCAACAAAAGTCGCCCCGAAGGTTCTATTGCAGAGGCATATCTGGCTGAAGAGTGCTTAACTTTCTGCTCAAGATACTTGCATGGAGGTGTGCGAACAAGACTTAATAAGCGACCTCGGAATGATGATGATCCTAATGACGACGAAATTTTGCCTTCAAAGTTGTTTTCTAACAAAGGTTGTTCGTTAGGCGTGGGAAATGGAGAACCAATTAATCTCGATGACATATCAAGTGCTCAAGCCCATGTGTATGTATTATACAATTGTGAAGAAGTCGCAGATTATGTTAGGTAACTTAATATAACTTATGTTTATTCACTAAATCAAGTGCATTTAGATTTTTTCCGATCAAACATAACTATTATTAACTACAGAGAGCATGAGGATGAGGTTAATAATCAGCGAGGAACAAAATGGAGAAAAGCAAAAGTTCACAGTAAAACATACTCGCAGTGGTTTGAAACTCGGGCGAGGGATCCAGATGTGCCTATTTGGCTAAAAGAATTATCTCGAGGTCCAAGCTCTGTTGCAAGAAGATTTTATGGATATATAATTAATGGATATAGGTTTCACACTATGGAGCATGAGGCaaggagaaaaacacaaaatagtggtgTCACATTAACTGCTTTAACTTCAAGCTTTGCAAGTGCTAAAGATAAAAGTCCAATTCAAGACACTGTAGCTTATTATGGCAGGTTATTTGAGATAGTAGAGTTAGATTATTTTGGGCGTTTTAAGGTTGTATTGTTTTGGTGTGAGTGGTATGATGCTGGGAGAGACAAGTATGGTCTTA
This window contains:
- the LOC140180130 gene encoding uncharacterized protein, translating into MPKDWMDLPRYSEEYINGVISFLEFAYSEGEPDGQQIQCPCKRCCNIEWYRRDVVFDHLVADGFVKGYRTWINHGEWTIPMVVDDDTDDESARDDIERLLNNAFGDHAEGVTVGPNEEAKKKELKDETQCRVCGTSRYTKNSSDNSENQPHKKGCPIPAKTLRYFPKIPRLQRLFMCSKTAASLRWHDEECVKDGTLKHPADGLPWKNFDEMNEDFAKESRNIRLGLSSDGFNPFRSMNISWSTWPVMLMVYNLPPWMCMKPEYCMLSLLIPGPQSHGKDIDMYLQPLIEDLKLLWEIGVETYDASKKETFQMRAALLWTINDFPAYAILSGWSTKGKLACPCCNKNTSSLQLKHSRKTAYMDHRVFLPMDHPWRTSTRSFNGKQELRPPPPVIEGTEIFEMLQNVENVFGKKQSISNSFPWNWKKRSIFFELPYWHKNPLRHNLDVMHIEKNILDSIIGTLLDIPGKTKDHLNARYDLKDLGIWKNIQPKEVNNGKRTKLAKACFSMTATEKSIFCGVLKTTKLPDGSAANISRCIHLGERKISGYKTHDAHFLLHYLLPIPIKSILPDHVAIPLIRLSSFFHRLCKKLITLEEIDQLELEIVETLCHLERIFPPSFFDIMVHLPIHLANEVRLGGLVQFRWMYPLERYMCTLKSYVRNKSRPEGSIAEAYLAEECLTFCSRYLHGGVRTRLNKRPRNDDDPNDDEILPSKLFSNKGCSLGVGNGEPINLDDISSAQAHVYVLYNCEEVADYVREHEDEVNNQRGTKWRKAKVHSKTYSQWFETRARDPDVPIWLKELSRGPSSVARRFYGYIINGYRFHTMEHEARRKTQNSGVTLTALTSSFASAKDKSPIQDTVAYYGRLFEIVELDYFGRFKVVLFWCEWYDAGRDKYGLTFVHFNKKCYQNEPFILASQAHQCFYVQDPYEFKHYPTSRRFNVGARWIKKGKEKAKGKGYNY